cacatTATATAAGCTATTTATATTACACAGCCAAAGaagctgaacaaaaatataaaacatgaaaataaattCATTAATATAATGAGGATGTGTAGAAGGAATTATAGTAATTTGATTGATAAGAATAAAAGTAATATCAAAGGAATATGGAAAGTGTTAAATACAATAATTAAGAAGCGCTATGAGGGCATAAACCATCCAGATTATTTTGTCAGTAATTACTGTGACATTTATGATAGACAGCTGATAGAAAATTTCAATGATTTTTTTGTTGGGGTTGGTCAAAACTTAGCAGGCAAATAAATAGTTATGTGGAGTCTGAATCCAATGGTTATGGTGAGTTGGACGGTGTGGTGGATTCATTACTACTTGAAGAAGTGACTCAAAAGGATATTTGTGAAACTCAGTGTATGTAAAACTAAATTCTCATCAGATGGAGATGGCAAAGATATGTTTTTAGTTGAACAAACTATTGATTGTACTGTTGAACCTCTCAAGTATATatgtaatttatcatttaaaacaggAATATTCCCAAATAAAATGAAGGTGGCTAAGGTGGTTCCTCTTTACAAATCTGgcaataagcatcaatttacaaactaTAGACCGGTCTCCTTGTTACCTCAGTTTTCAAAGATATTGGAAAAAATTTACAAtgacactttttgaatggaataactgaaataaatcaacttcttTGTGATATTCTAATGTTATGACCAGCATAGATTCAATATAAATTTAGTGAATGCAATCATAAATTGTATACACAGGAACCTTTCATATATATTCAACATGGTCTGAGTAGCCTCTAAATTTGTACATTTGCAGTGACCCTTGCTGACTGATTCAGGCTGGCACGACGAATTTATTGGAAAAAGAAAACCTGTCTAGACAGCTAATAAAGCCTGCTGCGCATAAACATGTGCAAATAATTCCGCATAAACAGATTTTTGTGAAATTAATAAGACTGTCCGACCAGTTGACAAATTAAACTCTGAGATATGTGAGACACAGGTACGTCTTTCAGAGTGCACAGCAGGTATTTAATCAAATTTCAGGTTTTTATCAATGGTGTGCAAATGAAGTCACGTGATCATCCAGTCCAGTTCACGTGTGAGTGGGTCTGCTCCATTTTGTATCTCGTAGTCCTAATTCGGCTTGGCAAAAAACAGCAAGCGGGACGATCTGTCCGAGATAGCGCTGATTATTGTCAAAATTGTTTTTTACAGCAGAATTTTGATCAAAACAGAGAAACAAGCTTTGTGCAAATGCACAGATTCACAGGCCTTGCGTTCTTTGCCCGACCGGGACGTACGCCGGCGTGTAAAGGTGCAGACATAGTAACTTCCTCACTGGTATTTGGAGCGATCCCTCTTAGCTATTTGCACTGGTCTAGTTGTCAGAGGAGCCATATGTATATATAGTAAATATGTGTGCAGGTTATCATCTTCTCTGCACGAATACTCCAGTATTCACCTCGCTGTAGATGTCTGCTAATCTGTAGGTAAGTCGAAGATTGTGAATCCAGAATGACCTATAGTTGAGTGTTTATGGGCCTTTAAATGTTATTTCTGAGTAAATACAAACTGCAAATAGCTTTAATCCACATTACTGTCACGGTTAAATCTTTGTCTTCTTCGCTTTGAGTTCATTTTTTCTCGTCTTGCCGCTACTTTTTGATAGCGTTACTGTTGTAGCACTAGCTAGCTAGCTCTAAGTTCATCGCAGGACTTTGTAAACACCGAGTAACGGGTAGCTCAGTACTCGTTACCAACACGTTTAGAGTATTTATTAGTTAGTAACTGACTAATTGTAACCATAAATGGGTTCATATTAAGTTTATCCAGTTACATATCTGGGATCAATATGATGCACTTTGTGGTGTTACAAATGAATCTGTTATTAACATGTTTAGCGTTTGGGGGCACTTTGTTGATGCctgtaaaaatatattttaaaaagagTTAGTTCTTATCATGTAACCGTATGGCACAGTTCCACGGGGTTAAAATGTTAGCTAAACCCCGTAACCAGCAACGTGGGAACTGGAACATAGACAGGAGTATAGATAATTAAATAGTTGTTCACCATAGTTTCAGGCAACATGACAGAGCCCATAGAGATGTTGTTCTCTTAAATCTAATCATTGCCACATTGCTTCTTCGAAGTGACAATGTGGTTTCACAGGAGCAACAGAAATGTTAACTGTCTGGTAAAAGTCAGACATTACTAATTGGTAATAAGTCAGCATCACTTAAATGATTTTTGATataatattttgtgtttttacatCTGTTAAGAACCACCAAGACACAAACTAACAGCATTAATGAAATCACACACATGGTGTATTTTTGATCAACTTTAAAATAAACTCCATCTCATTTGGGCTTATTTTCAACAGTGCATTAAGGCAAATAAGccatgtccaaagtgtggcctgGGGGCCATTTGCGGCCCTCGGAGTGATTGTGTTTGACCCCTGATTGCATTTCTTTCatggttgaattttttttctccAGCTGTTTCGATGTAAATCAACAGACTTTGTGGATTTTATGTGAATTTTTTTAGCAACATGTTGTCTTATTTTTCAGCAGTACAAATTTAAAAATCACTAACACGTTTcttgcatttttttattttattagtaaACAAATTTTTGTGGTACAGAATTGACTTAACTTGGGAATTTTGTTGCAAAATAGCTTTTATAACACAAAAGTATTGTTTACTACAACTAAGACATGGTTTTGCCCTTGCATTACAAAGTTGTCTTTGTCTAGAGCAGCCATACTGACTAATCATCATCctgcattcattttgtggttttaGGCACTGTGACGTAATTAGCCCATCCCAGTTACAGCTCAGTGCTAGTATTCAAAACTTCTGCTAAAGAAGCTTTGTCTTCTTTCTTTTCCAGTGTGAGTCTGCACCCTAACAGCGACTCCTCACATCCTTGTGACATCGGAGACTAACATGTTCAGCACAGGCATCCTTGTGTTGACGTCTCCTCTCCAAACCCTCCCTTTACGTATCGCTCCAGTGCTCAGCTCCGCTGCTCAGCTCGTAGATCGCACGCTGTATGTCCACCTCCATCCTGGGCTGAACCTGGGAAGTGCCGTCCAGCCTCGACCGGTTTTTATCCCCCCAGTAGTGGAACTGTCCACACTCATCACACGCCTTTACAGCAATGCAGCAGATGTATGCGGACACCTAGATGTTCGTGTATTGCTGACTAATATACGTGCTTGCGGTGGGAGCACAACTCCAAACACCCCTTTTCCCACACCGCACCATCTGTTTCACTCTCCTGAGGTAGTGCTAACAGACTTTGCGCcacaagattctcttcagcctcATGAGGTCACTCAGTATTTGGAGAAATACACATGTTGTTGCTACGCCTGTAAGCCCAATATCCCGCTGGTGCTGCTCCAACCACAGCTCCTTAAGCAGCAGGAGAAAGAGGACTGTTTGATGAATGAAGAGAAGAAGGCGAAACCTCTGGAGACCTACAGCGACGTTGTGGTAGGAGGGACGTTTGACCGTCTGCATGGAGCCCACAAAACATTACTCAGCATCTCCTGTCTACTGGCCAGCAGAAGGATTGTCATTGGTGTGTGTGACCGAGCAATGCTTAAAAGTAAGTAATCAGATTACATTCAACTTCTCATATTGGTTTGATCAGATAAATCAAAAGCCAGTCTTTCTGACATTGGGTTTCTCTCTGGTTCTAGAGAAAGTTCTAAAAGAGCTGATTGAGCCATACTCTGTGCGTGTGCAGAAGCTGCAGGAGTTTCTGAAAGACACCAAACCATCGCTGCAAGTGGAGATTGTGCCTCTTGATGACCCCTTTGGAGTGTCTGTAGTGGACCCCCAGCTGAAGTGCATTGTGGTTAGTGAGGAGACTAAAAAGGGAGGCGAGGCTGTCAACAAAAAGCGTTTGGAGAATGTAAGTCTGGATTAGAACATGCATcaagattaaaatgtgtttttgtctcTCCATATTTTCCATGAATGCACAACTGCATTCTGATTTCATCAAAAGTGAGTGAACACTGGATAACTAAAAAAACAGTTTTGTAACCATTGTTTTCAgtgtttgataaaaaaaaattaataataagcTAGCTAAACTCACCTGAGATTACCTGGATTTGGCTTTTCAGACTTTACTCTTGTCTTCCTCTAAAAAGAACCTTAAACCAAGCCTGCTCTGAGTCTCATGTGCTGTCTGCTTTCCATACCAGGGCCTTCCAGCTCTCGTCCTTCATGAGATCCTGTTGCTTAAGGACATCCACCGCAACGAGATAGAAGAGGAGAAGATCAGCTCCTCCAGCCTGCGCTCCCGTCTGCTGGGCACCCTTCTGAGACCACCTAAAGTGAGTGCTGGAGAAAACTGTCCATTCTAGATTTCTGGGAACATAAATGTTAGCTCATCAGCTCagaaaatcagagaaccttctgtAGTTCTGAGGGTCTACTACCCAAAACGTTACCTGAATTTAAGTTTCCAAACTAGGTCAAGGTGAGATAGGTGAGACATTACATGGCATTACAGGAGACTGGACTTAAAGACTGATTAAACAAGATTTTTGGACAGAAAACGAAATATTTGCTGCATCTGGAGAATAACAAACAGAAAGTGTTTCATTCAGCAAGACAGCCACCCTAACTGCACAAGTCGATCCACCAACTAAATGTGAGAGGAAAGACCATAAAGGTTTGAAGTCAAGACTAATCTAGTTGTAAGTTAAGACAGTTCAGTGactcatttttttctcattcTAGAGGCTATCAGTAGTGAAATATACCTGTTACAAGATGATAGTCACAACTTACCAGAGGGTTAGGTGAAGGGCAGACGACTACTAACGGAGGGTTGCCGGTTCAAGCCCAGGTTCCCACACCATCTATTTTTTTCTTGGAGTCTCTAGATTAAGAAATGGtgtaattagggctgcacgatattaggaaaacctgtaatattcgataacagtgcttaatattgcgatatcgattttactcgcgataaatgaacaaatactaaagtatgcagtgttgatgtcgtctggcgtgtgacgtctgctctgggttcaaagcaaacaaaaactaatgcatgaattccattacaacataacatttttattgaaaaaatatgcagctgcacctgctactgtattagcagcaaaacaacaaactgcatgcatgcagtttctcagtgactttaaaacatcaccaccaccataaaactttttctgatgctccaaatacagaaaaacatcccttaccagggttttttgaataaataaaaaaaacagaaaataagtttaaatgttaaataatagttaacatcacttaaacgcaacagcaaattctctcattgctactgaacattttctccacttatgtggttatgatataaggctgttgctgcaattgggaagtgaactgtgctgggccaaactaggagaacattAAGTTTTTTGGAGGGAaacagaaaaacaattgtctacctttcagaagaggaactggcaaaaaactacatggaaaatatgtgaaaacgtttgtttttaaccccaaattgaacaagttacctagatcttaaaaagcagctcagatgatgaaactgcaactatgattctgataacaagctaacaaattgagctagctcctctaagataaccggctagcagagcttctgactggcagtttatgtgcagcagcaaatcaacaatCCTGataaacaaggttataaaagctcataaaggaaaaatcactttgatgtgtggggaacttttccaggcccactttagcagggtgggactgggaggagagtgctgtagccttttagctggaagctaaccggagcctggggctacatcaccacccggtggaacactagcgacatggaggtaggagggttggttcaccggcacgtgtcggagtcagcccggttattatcagctgctttacgacaccgagcggactcacgttcacgtttgaaagcagcgctgtttccatcctaagggtctacgtagggggtgggcgtattacgtgaacggacccatctgattggctgcatatcagaagggctacatttgattggtcaaataacacttccgcataaaaaacagagctggtttacaaaaagttgatgtatgacacggatggaaatgtttgaaccaaacatttatcgccgtttttgacgtgctttgcgatgggcctattgcacgtcctgttatcgcaatgacgataatttttttatatattgtgcagccctaggtcTAATCTGAATTAGACTTCATTGTTTAGACTTAAAATAAACGTAAGAATAATTTACTTTTCTAAATTGgaccatctttttttttcttcttctttttgtaaaaactgtaaaaatctGGGTCGGATGTAATCAAAAGGGCAGAAAATGCTAATCTGTCATCTATCACTGTAGTGATGAAATCATCATCTTTTAACTAGTTATGAACGGGTTagctgtttatttgttttttatttatataatttTTCTGAACATGTATAGGTGACACTGTGTTTAGTAACTTATTTACCAGATAgaagtgtgtatatatatatatatttatatatatatatatatatatatatatatatatatatatatataaatatatacatatatacatatatatatatatatatataaataaataaatacacacacacacaccatacataTAAACATCTACACCCACAGACATATGCGTGCATGCACGCACGATACATTTTTAGTCAGATGTAATTGACACCTGACCTGATTAAAGAAGTAATAGCAATAAACTCTTTTATGATAAAAATATATTCCAATACCAATAATAATGTTCTATAGTGCACTGTCATTCAGAATACATGCACTAAAGGAGTAGGAAGAAGCTTCcgcttatttaatcccaccccttcACAATATCCAACCACTAATTAGAGGTTCATTTAATCCATGTTTTCCTTATGTTTTCCTgccttaggggcagcagtagctcaggtggtagagcgggttgcctcatgatcggagggtcatgggctcgattccagctcccgccaggggtatcctgctgttgtgtccttgggcaagacacttcacccaacttgcctgtgttagtggtggtcagaggggccgacggcgccaaatggcagcctcgcctctgtcagacctccccagggcggctgtggctacaagtagcttaccatcactagcagtgtgtgaatgtgagagtgtgtgcaagcgtctttgggtgtcttgaaaagcgctatataagttcaatgtattattattattattattattattattattatagaatgTATCATACCTCCAGAGTTATGAATAACAATCCTTCTAACCATATTTTATATATTTACTtaacatgcatgtacacacatcCTCGTACTACCATGTAGgagaagaaataataataattgtattgataacattattattattattgttgttaataataataataacaacaacaataataataatactgataATACATAAAAACACTATTTATAATAATTACTTTATAATTTTAGCCCATTGTAGTAGGAGGCTTTCCTCCTCCTTGTACCTTGTGAAGATCATCTGCTTGTGCTGTCTTTTAAACACAGTCATCCCTGAACATTGCTTTAGTTCTACACACAGTTTGTTTCACTCCACACTTGTTCTAGTAATGTTTAATGTACAATAATCTATTTGGAAAAGGAAGGACAACAAAGCATCCTGCTGCCTTTTGGTGGAAATCCCCATTCAAGCCTAAAATAAAAGCTCAGTGATTATATTACTGCGTCTATGGGAGGAAACACAACACTAACAGTATCTAACCCTCACACACCCTACCTGTAATCTCATGTTTCCTCACTTCAGCATGTGTTGTTTATGTTGCAACCTTGTGTCTTCTGTCTCCTCTGCAACAGGACTCGTCCCACCTCCCTCCTCGTCCCTATGTGATTGGCCTGACGGGAGGCAGTGGCAGTGGAAAGAGCTCCATCGCCAAACAGCTGGAAGCTCTGGGCGCAGTTTGGATCGACTGCGACAAACTGGGCCATGAGGTGTACCAGCTCGGAGGTGACGCCTATCACAGGGTGCTGCAAGAGTTTGGATCAGGTGGGGGTCGTTGTTCATTCAAGGCATGTTAGGGCTAGATGGGTTTGGTCAGAAAGTCCACAATGTTGTAGGGTCAAAATTAGGGatgcaagatatatatatatatgtcagcaTCTCTATCGGTGATGGCCGAtgctagtcattttttaacacatcagtatcagtccgataaataaaactgggctgatattaaTGAACAATATGTTTTGTTTGCGTCTAAATTCTCTATCCATTTTCATACACTCCTTTTAAATGTCCATTCACTATCACTGCACAAAATGTCACAATACTTCAGTGTactaatattttcttacatcccttctTATATTAATGCAATATCGGTTATCTGGTATAACAGCAATATTAATATCTGAAATTGATATTGGCTCACAATTTCATATCTGTGCATCCCTATTAAAAGTACACCGTTTCACCTGCTATTTTCTATGAATCACTTCATTTGATATAACTTTGCTCCTGTAGTACTTAGATCCTCCACAAGGGGACAGAAAATGAGTTTAGGAGAAACTACTAATCATGTTAAGGAGGAAATAAATGGGGCTGGAGGATCAGATGATTTATTTTGTCTTAATTCACATGATAAAATCCCTGGATTGACAGATTATTTAATAAAGGATTACATGATTTAATTTTTAAACCAAAAATAGGGGAGGCAGTCATAGATTTTTTCCAGCTTTAACAGGCTCATAAATTAAACAAACATTAAACtttaccggtgtgtgtgtgtgtgtgtgggtgtgggtgtgggtgtgtgtgggtgtgtgtgttttgttgtctCTTCTAGAAATTCTGAACAAGGATAAAACCATCAACAGACGTGCTTTagggaaaaaggtttttggaaacCAGGTAACTGTGCCACTATCTCAAGGTTTCAGGTAAAATGTCTTACGACTTACCAAAGGAGACGTGTTTGTTGCAGGAGCGGTTAAAATGTCTAACAGACATCGTGTGGCCTGAGATTGCTAAACTGGTGATGAAAAGAATCAGCCAAGCTAGAGATGAAGGTATCTATGAATTTACATCAAActgctttttgtgtgtttttgttgtggGATGTTCAGATGTGACCTTTCTGTATTTGTTTTTGTAAACGTTCCTTCTGCCTTCCTTTCGTTAAAGAGGCCACATTTTTAAAACAGTTGATTCATTTAGTTCTaacattaaaatgtgtttatacTCTTTAGTTTTAGGGAGAACTTGGTCTgattgtattttattattttcagGTTAAAGGCTCCACAATA
This Nothobranchius furzeri strain GRZ-AD chromosome 16, NfurGRZ-RIMD1, whole genome shotgun sequence DNA region includes the following protein-coding sequences:
- the coasy gene encoding bifunctional coenzyme A synthase, with the protein product MFSTGILVLTSPLQTLPLRIAPVLSSAAQLVDRTLYVHLHPGLNLGSAVQPRPVFIPPVVELSTLITRLYSNAADVCGHLDVRVLLTNIRACGGSTTPNTPFPTPHHLFHSPEVVLTDFAPQDSLQPHEVTQYLEKYTCCCYACKPNIPLVLLQPQLLKQQEKEDCLMNEEKKAKPLETYSDVVVGGTFDRLHGAHKTLLSISCLLASRRIVIGVCDRAMLKKKVLKELIEPYSVRVQKLQEFLKDTKPSLQVEIVPLDDPFGVSVVDPQLKCIVVSEETKKGGEAVNKKRLENGLPALVLHEILLLKDIHRNEIEEEKISSSSLRSRLLGTLLRPPKDSSHLPPRPYVIGLTGGSGSGKSSIAKQLEALGAVWIDCDKLGHEVYQLGGDAYHRVLQEFGSEILNKDKTINRRALGKKVFGNQERLKCLTDIVWPEIAKLVMKRISQARDEGKQVCVVDAAVLLEAGWTDLVHEVWVTIIPEEEAVLRITERDGVSTEDALHRLQSQWSDGKQVEHANVVLSTLWEPEVTQKQVLKAWSLLQERIEQKPEGL